The Halichoerus grypus chromosome 9, mHalGry1.hap1.1, whole genome shotgun sequence genomic sequence tcttgcaCTGGCATTCCAAAGTTCTTCCTTAAGGGACCTCCCTTTCCCTTTAATTGTTGGTATCTAGGTCTGAGAATTGGCTTAGATATGGAAACTAGGGgaaatatgactttttttccattgtagCTCCAATTATAAACTTGTAcctatatagtcaattaatctgtgacaaaggagggaagaatatacaagagggaaaagacagtctcttcaacaaatgatgctgggaaaccTGGTCAGCTACATGAGGAAtaatggaactggaccattttcttagccatacaaaaaaataaacccaaaatgggttaaagacctaaatgtgagacctgaaaccacaaaaggtctagaagagaacacaggcagtaatttccaTGACATCAGTcgtaacaacatttttctagatatgtctcctaatacaagggaaataaaagcaaaaataaactattggaactacaccaaaataaaaatcttttgcacaatAAAggaccatcaacaaaacaaaaaagcaacctactgaatgggagaagatacttgcaaatgatatatctgataaggacttaatatctaaaatatataaagaatttatacaagttaacagaaaaaaaaaaaacaagggcgcctgggtggctcagatggttaagcgtctgcctttggctcaggtcatgatcccagggccctgggatcgagtcccgcatcgggctccctgctccgcgggaagcctgcttctctctctgcctctgcctctctgtctctctgactctcatgaataaataaataaaacattaaaaaaaaaaaacaacaacaagtaatctgattaaaaagtgggcagagaagctgaatagacattttttccaaagaagacatacagatggccaacagacacatgaaaagatgctcaacatcactaatcgtcagggaaattaaaatcaaaaccacaatgagatatcaccttacattgccagaatggctaaagtcaaaaagacaagaaattacaagtgttggtgaagattgTAGAAAGAGGAAcactcatgcattgttggtgggaatgtatattggttcagccactatggaaaacagtatggaggttcctcaaaaagttaaaaatagaattatgatatgatccagtaattcctctattgggtatttacccaaagaaaacaaaaacacttatttgaaaatatatatgcacctctatgttcattgcagtgttatttacaatagccaaattatacaaattatagaaacaacccaagtgtgcatccatagatgaatggataaagaagatgtggtatagatagatagatgatagatagatagatgatgatgatagatagatagatagatgatagatagatagatatagatagatagaaagatagatgatagatgatagatagatagcatGTCCCTGTGCTATTAGAACTggatactacatcaaaaactaataatgtattgtatggtgactaacataacataataaaataaaattaaaaaaaaagaagaactggaTCCAGAGTTCCTTTCCAGCAGTTTAATTACTAAATCTTGGAATATGTCCTCATGTCTATAAGCTTCCTACATCCAGCTTTATATTGGTTCTCCCCTAAAAGTCCCTGATGGTACATGTTAGCCAATTCCTACAGATTTTAGAATAAGCTATTTCCTCTGATAGCAGGGACCATAGTTATGGCTCTCAAGGTGCTGAGTAAGGGCAATGAGATATTTTGAGAAGGACTGTATCATTTTTACAATATCTCCAGGCAAGTGGAGCCTTCTTTCCTCTAGCAAGATGTGGGAGACTCCTTCCACCAGTTTGGAAGTTTCAGAGAAATCTGGAAGTTCATGTTTTTAAGATGCAACTGAACAGATACTCACCACCACAGGTCTCATTGTCTGACTCCTTCCCCGTTGTGTCTTGGCTTTAGCATAAAATGTCTGTTGAGACTATTTTGTTGCAGGCTTGTAGCCCTAACAATTAAGTCCTGGGTTTGATTTTCAATAGTCTTCCCTATGTAGCATATAAGAATTTCCTTTGAAGCTTCCATGAAACCTATCTTGCTTTTGCAGCATTCCCTAAATTAGCATTCTCAAAGTGTGTCCCTGGACCTgcaacatcatcatcatctgggACCCTGTTAGAAATGCCGATTCTtgggcctcaccccagacctatGGAACCAAGAACTCTGGGTAACAAGCAGTTTGAGAACCATAGCCCTAAGTTGATAATTGGTTGACTGAAGTAtactattctttttcttcaaggCTCCTAAGACAGTCAATGAAAACCAGCAAAGTTAATAATAATCTAATTATCACTACCCCATATCCTTCAAAGGTTAGATGTACCATATACCCCAATGCTTCTCCTCCTACATGTACCTCCTCCCAAGCTACACGAGGGAAGACCATTCATTAGTGATGCTGATGTTAGAGCATGCTAAGAGTTACCACTATGccatttccccaaattaatgaaaGGTTTGTCGCAGTCTGACTGGTGAGTGATGCCTCTCCTGAAaggtcttcttcttctttttttttttttttaagattttatttatttatttgacatagagatagagagtacaagtaggcagagaggcaggcagagggagagggagaagcaggctttccactgagcagggagcccgatgcgggactcgatcccaggactctgggatcatgacctgagctgaaggcagccacttaactgactgagccacccaggcgccccctccttaAAGGTTTTCTAAGAGTCTGCTTTCTCCTCTTGCAACTCTGCTCAGGTGTCCTAAAAACAGAGCTTGAGAGAAGAAACTAGGTTCAAACACTTTATTTAGGAGGTaatttcaagaagaatgagtgagggaagcagagtgagagagataagaaaacaaaccaacataAGGGTGTAGTAGCCAAGTTGTGCACAATGTGAGCTCAGTTCTCCCAGGACCTCCTGAAAAGCATACAGGAGGTCTGCTTCCACTTGAAGGAAGGGCTGCTGGAACATTTTCCCACTAATTACCATCCTGCCTTGTTTGAAGATTTCCCCTAGCGTCATTAAATCTCTTATGTTTCTGGGTGACACTTGTTTATGTGCCAAGTCGGCTCCCCCTGTATCAGATAAAGCCTTGAAGCAGACAGGGAAGACATATGCAACACACTCGAGGTGGGTCACTGTCGGGGTGTGTAAGATGAATCTGGGTTCACACAGAGCTGTTCATTGCAGCTCTGCTGAAGTCAGAGGTGGGCTGTGGAAATGCGCTATACTGGCACCAGAGGGCCCTGCCTTAGAAGGTGAGatgtaaatattgtaaatattgtaTTCCACACTGGCAACCACTGGAATCACAATGCACCGGGTCTCAGGAAAAACTCCTCCAGATTCTGTTCTGAGAGGCAGAGGAGGTGAGCTAAGAGAAAAATCACAGGGAAAATTGATATTTGAGGGAACAAGACAAATGTCAACAGAAGTAGTGATGAAGAGAATTCTTGTATTTTGTGTAGTAAACAGTTAAACTAAgactctctcctcccacccatgAACATTTGGAGAATAGTTGATCCAGGGAGAAAACATTCATCTCCGATGGTGAGAAAGTAGAAAGGaactgagagagaaaatatggatggatggagataCAGATACCTAGATAAGGATATAAATAGGTATACACattactatcaaaaaaaaaaaaaaaaaaaaaaaaaaaggaagaagaagaagaagaaagaaaaccagaaaagaaagaacaatcttAATAGACAAAGAACACAAACCAGCAGTTCCTGGAAGTTGATGAAAGTCACAGGATAGAAGAGGAAGTAGCTTGGTTTTGAAGATGGGAAATCTGTAAGActgaaattctttaaaacatcacactttatttttttttattttttttttacactttattCTTCCCCTGAAGTATCAAACTCAGATTTACAAACACAATTCTAACATTTCAACTCTACTTTGCAAAAATTCTACAGAGAATAAAGGAACAATGGCACAGAAAAGAGGACAGAGACTGGGAGATGATGTATGGATTTTCTAAAATGCACAGCAGTGAAACAAAGATATGAGACATGAGCGATACTGTGGGAGCTACCTGTGAGCATGGGGACTGCTGACTGACGGGTCCACTTCTAGTGTGTGGATAAAGTCGGACACAACCCACTACAGAGGATCAGATAGGAAACAGTAAGGCCAGAATATTTGGGAAGGAACTTCCAGCAAGTTGTGTGAAAGCAAAACACACACTACTgtgaaatctttatttatttatttattttgtaaatatcagGTCATGCCATGATTTTTCTAAGAATCCTTGCTTGAGTGGGCCATTTGACCAacgttatttttttaataggattttaaacattttcaactGTATTTCCAAACGTTTCATTTTCTCCAGTTCACTTTATCATTATTAGGACTATTTAAAAGTGATGAAAAATATATGATAAGGTATAGGAAGATGAATCAGGCATGTTTTACcacctgaaaaaaatttttgtgagggttaaataagCTAATCCATTTGGCAAATTTTCAGTTCAATGATAAGAACTCAGACAAGTGTGGCTGTGCTGCTGCTGATCATAAATATCTGTTTCATTTGTGGATCTCTAATTAAAATTCCTCTCTATCCATTGATTATAGGTGCATTTTCTCAACTGTATGTGGAATAATTTGGAAAAAGGGggataaactataaaacaaagagatGGAATATTATCTGCAATTCCaccattaggattttgatgatttggTTTAACTCCTTAATATTTGGTAAActggaaaatgaatatttttatttaaatgtgggGATAAGTAAGGCTTAATCAAACATATTGATTCGGGAGAAGGAAGGGAGTCTAGGAGTTTAAATTTTTTGGGTGAACATGCACTCAAATGAATCACTGTGGGGCATAGATTTGTAAAACCTGTTGTTTTAACAttgattattttcctttggtGAGTCTTGTTGGGGGACTTCCTTGGCAAAAGCTTATTGTGAATGGAAACAGTGGAAATTTACAAAGTACCATATAAACATCCTTAACAAGAGGGCAGACTGTCACGCCACATGGATAGGACAGTTGGTAGGAGCAGAGAAGCAAGAATGTGAGCTAGGAAAGCACAGAAggtgaagaaggaaaaggagccaTCGGCCCTCTAGTATGTTAAGAAAACAGGCCAGTGATGGAGTGAAACAAGTATTTCCTAAATCTCTTTTGATCTACTGCATAAATGACTAAAAGATAGTGCATTTCCCAAACTTGTTTTGTAATCAGGTTTTATGCCAAGTAAAGGACAATAAATACAGATATGTCTGCTCTGTAATATAAAGATGGATAAGTTATAATGGTGGGAAAGTGGGTATgattatttttcaattcttttagaaaGGAGATAATATAGAcatagaatatttctttttttttaatgatatcaCTCATATTCTCTGCAAaatgttgccttttattttgatgtttttcatCTGGAACAAACATTTGAGTagtgtcatcatcatcatgatgATAATTGTAGCTAACAAAGGccaggatctctctctctctctctctttctctctctctaagtgttttccttgtgttttcACATTTAATTCCTTCAACACCCATAGGTAGTTTCTGTGATTGTCCTCTATTTTCCAAATAGAAAATCTAAGGAAAGAACAAAGGTAAGaacaaaaagtttaaataattttcttaagatTACATAGCATAAAGTAGCTGAGGAAAAATTCAAGCTCAGAAATCAAgagaaggtgggaaggaaagaggaagaagaagaaggagattgAAGGACAGGAGGGGGAAGAAAATGGGAGGAGGATATTCAGATAAATTGAGatataaagatacaaagaaacaagagaacaaaatgaagagaaagaggccAAAAGAAGATATGGTTGAacagtaatttttattaaaaactgtgTGATAAATGTTGTAAATGTACAACATTTGAGAGCAAAGTTGAGATAGTCTCTTAATACTTAGCAAAATGATTTTCACTAATAGGTGTTTAATATATTctttacataatatttataatgaGGAATTCTAATCAGGTAAAATATGAAGAAGAtgcaaaagaggaagagaaatagagAGCTAATGAAGGACATGTATCAAAGATTAGAACAGGTCactgaatcttttatttttccctaaacTATAGGTAGCAGAATCTCATCCTGGAGTAGGAAGGAGTCAAGTCATACtacttctcttcctgcctctgtaTTGGAACCATCACAGGCTTTTGAGCAACTACTTTTGAACAATTTTCCAAAGAGGTGACTGCTCCAGAAGCTATGATCACAGTTTGCAATGACAGCCACAGTGATTTCATCCTCCTAGGCTTCTCTGAGAAGCCATATTGGGAGAAGATACTTTTCTGGGTGGTTCTGATCTTTTATTGTTTGACTATTGCAGGAAATATAGTCATAATTCTTGTTTACTCAAAGGATCCTAAACTCCACATCcccatgtatttctttctttgcaaCCTTTCCCTGCTAGATCTCTGTTTCACCAGCAGCTGCATTCCACAGATGTTAGTTAATTTCTGGGGTCCAAAGAAGACCATCAGCTACATTGGCTGTGCCATTCAACTCTATGTCTTCTTGTGGCTTGGGGCCACTGAATGTGTCCTTCTTGTGGTTATGGCTGTGGACCGCTATGTGGCAGTGTGTCATCCACTGCAATATACTGCTATCATGCACCCCAAACTCTGTCTGCAGCTGGCCATCCTTGCATGGGGGGCTGGCCTGGTCCAGTCTCTGGTCCAGTCTCTTGCCACCCTCCAGTTACCCTTCTGCTCCCACCGCAGGGTGGATGACATTGTGTGTGAAGTCCCAGCCCTGATTCAGGCCTCTAGTGCAGACACCACCTACAATGAAATCCAGATGTCCATAGCCAGCATCATTCTCCTGGTGGTACCCCTGGTCATCATTCTTTCCTCATACGGGGCTGTTGCTAAGGCTTTGCTAAGAATAAAGTCAGCTGCAGGGCAGAAGAAGGCATTCAGTACCTGCATTTCTCACCTTCTTGTGGTCTCCCTCTTCTATGGCACGGTCACAGCTGTTTATCTTCAACCCAAGAACCGCTATTCTCAGGAACAGGGCAAGTTCTTCACCCTTTTCTACACTGTTGCAACCCCATCTCTTAATCCGCTCATCTACACCTTAAGGAACAAGGAGGTCAAGGGGGCACTAATAAgactggggaggaggatgggattCCCAGAATAACTGAAGTGGCTGACATATGTTGGTCTCTGGCTTAACTTGGGAAGAGAGAAGAACCTCATTGCAAAAAGCTGAAGATTTACCCTCTAAGCCAAAAGTAGGGGAGAGTTAGTTGCATTTTGTTCAAGTGCAGACTTCAGCCCCATTCATCAGTCACTGATTAGGCCCTCACTTTCTTCAGGGTGCTGACTGAGGACAGTATGGTATAAAAATGAGTATACTTAACATCACTGTCTTAAAGAATGCTAAATACAGTGCTGAATACAGTTGAAACACAGACCAAAATAAAAGACCAAGCAGTATGTTTTGTGccttgccatttctttcttttttctttgttctattttcctTCAAGCTCAACCACAACTTTCATCCAAACGTCTAGTACAAAAAGGGTCCAAAAGTTTTGAGACAGAGAAGTTTAAAGAACTCCTGTGTTCTCTGGCACTCTGATCTGTGGGTCTCAGTTCCCAGTCGCTGGTGCCTTGTTGCCACAGCAGGACCACTGCTAATGTGTCATGTGCCCAGAACTGCCCAGTGCAAGGTGTCAGCCAAGCAGAAGCCCACACTTACTGCTCTCTGGGTCCAGGTTCTTAGTTTGAGCCCTGACATGCCAAATCCCTAATTACAGGAATAGACTTGTactttttattgactttgaggTGTTATTATAATCAAATCGCTTTCTTCCTATCAGATCCAATTCTTATTAATTCATCTTgtagttatttattaatttcccaTTTTACATTTATCATGTACTAGGGATGGGAATATAATGGTAGATAAGACAAAATCATCAACACCATGGAGCTTATGGTCAAATGGTGGATGCAGATACTAAACAAAatcttttgtattatttaatagagagagactTGTTCTCCAGCTCCTGCCTCAAGCTGATTACCATGCTGCatgcattttgaattttgaatgttATGCACCAAAGATTTATTTGTTGTTGCCTTTTAGCTATTGCTTATAAGTGTTTACTATTCTCATTAGTTTCACTAAAATCATAAACATAAATTATTGACTTTGCAGTGTAGATTGTCTAAATTAACTGTGTTCAGTCCTTAGCTGCCTTTCATTTACTGGTGCCAATTTCCTATATAGGTGAAACTAGGATCAGGTCCTGTTAACTCTTACTTTCTGCTTGGAAATAACAGCACAATTTCTATGAGGATGTAACATAGTTTCTCACTGTCTATAAAAGAACAATacttataaaatcattttgataTCCTTCTGCTCGGTTGCAAAGAATACAGGAATGACTAAGAAGAAGACTACAAGGACAGAGgttgttttatggttttactCTGAGCTCGCAGTGCAGGGGCagcccagggggaggggggggttaATTGGCTCATGGTGTGACACAGTCGATAGGTAGTGACTATCCTGGAGGTGAAAGTAGggatgctgggggagggaggcaagatggtggaggagtaggggaccccattccaactggtcccctgaatttagctggatatctatcaaaacattttgaacacccacaaaatcagcctgagatgtaagaatatatatctcaATCCctacaagcagaaaagcaacTCCCTTTTGCAATGTAGGATGTGCGCAGTCGTGAATCTGTggggagatatcagaagataaacagaagggggagggagcctccataagctggctcctggaaagtTATATAAcaccggagcacaaaatcagaaccttTAGAAATCTCCTCTAGAGGGAGAGACATCCCCCTCTGAAAGGggttctggaaatgaaaaggcagaattctaggtagggCACTGTGGTCTCAGGATATGAGGAGCCACAGAGTGAAAGGGGGTGCCTGAACTGGTAAAGTACCCAAGCAGTGGAGCCAGGAAGTAGGTTATGGTCAACGAGCCCaggagggggctctcagctcagaTCACCATAAACTGCATGCTGTGCTGGTGGATAATCACTCTTTTCCTGAGCAGCCTGAAAAATTCTGGAACCAGTGCCTGCGACTGGACAAAAGCTCACAGGGCGGTAGTGGCCCAGAAGGACATTAGGGCGGCACCCAGATAAGATCCAGGAGCTTCAGGTGTCTGCAGGAGCCTGTGGCCGCTTGAGGTTTTAGAGTTACAAAGGGCCGTGACACTCCGGGACCCCTGGGGCTACCTCTGAGAGAGTTGCAGTGGGCATGCACCATGGGAGCTGCGGTTTTGGGAGCATACAGAAGTAGAGACTGTTTGTCCTGGACGGTTTATTAAAGAGGACAGATTTCGAtctttctgctctgggccagaggtttgggCATTGCCATTTTTGCTTTAATCTTCTGAAGAGGCGCCTCCAGGGAGCAAAAGCCAAACAGAGGACCAGTTTGCAatgagcccatccccctgacaggGGATGGGACAACACCGCTCAGGCAGGGATACCTGAgaaacagcgcagcaggcccctctcccagaagtcaggctggaagaacaagtgGATGACAAACCTATGGATCCCTTAAGACTGTACAATTCCAATgccaggggaaaatagtatattgagctccaggtgtggcctcacaacttatttatttttcagataaaattctccttttatttttttctttttcttatgctttttctctttttacctttttcccatttcaactagaTGCTTATTATACCAACTTATATTTCAAGTcgctttttaacttttgttttttcacatctgcattttatacatatatgcttCATAATATTAGTCcttttttcactttattcaattttattttatataaatatgttttacttTCCTTGAAATTtacaagtggatcaccctgctttgtccacgcTGAAAGATTACagtctcttttcccttttcccttctttttttttttttttaattttattcttgtgtttcattttggctttgattTTCTGTGGTGGCTTCCGAACACTCAGGATTTTTCTAGGGTGCATCTTACTTGGGTCATGGCTGATATTTTGAGCTCTGTTCATTTGCCCACCCATTGCTCTCTGggcagaatgactagaaggaggaactaaaaaaaaaaaaaaaaaaagtcattagctatcagggaaattcaaatcaaaaccacattgagataccagcctacaccagttagaatggcaaaaatggacagggaaagaaacaacaaatgttagagaggttgtggagaaaggggaacccttttacactgttggtgggaatgcaagttggtacagccactttggaaaacagtgtggaggtgcctcaaaaatttaaaaatagagc encodes the following:
- the LOC118547698 gene encoding olfactory receptor 2H2-like, translating into MITVCNDSHSDFILLGFSEKPYWEKILFWVVLIFYCLTIAGNIVIILVYSKDPKLHIPMYFFLCNLSLLDLCFTSSCIPQMLVNFWGPKKTISYIGCAIQLYVFLWLGATECVLLVVMAVDRYVAVCHPLQYTAIMHPKLCLQLAILAWGAGLVQSLVQSLATLQLPFCSHRRVDDIVCEVPALIQASSADTTYNEIQMSIASIILLVVPLVIILSSYGAVAKALLRIKSAAGQKKAFSTCISHLLVVSLFYGTVTAVYLQPKNRYSQEQGKFFTLFYTVATPSLNPLIYTLRNKEVKGALIRLGRRMGFPE